The genomic DNA GCATTTCAATGTCTACAGACGTAAAATCGAGTTTTTGGCTACCTTCATCTAGCCCTCCCAAAGACAAAATTTCATCCACTAGCGAAACTAAGTGGCGTCCGCTGTGGTGGATAATTTCCAGATACTCCTTCTGCTTAGTTGTTAATGGCCCGTAAACTTCGCGACCCAAAACACTCGCCATTCCCATCACCGAAGTTAGTGGGGTTCGCAGTTCCTGCGACAGCTGAGATAGCAGTTTAGCTTTAACAGAGGTAGTTGCAGATGGGTTGGGGGCTGAACGGGTCAGGGAAAGCAAATCACTCGAATTCAGGGGAGTAGGGGCGTTGTGTCCTAAGTGATCGTAAGAGTCTGGTGGCGCGTGTAGCGACGATTTAGCAAACCATTGACTGCTGGAGCTGATACGCTGTGGCGAATCCACTTGCCGTGTTCCCAGAAGCAGAAGGTTTCGCTCATATTCGCTGAGGCTCCAGCGTGCCATGAGTGCCAAGAATTCAATATCTTTGCTGGTAAAACTACGAGGCACTAAATCCATTACTGCCAGCGTACCCAGACAAATTCCATCAGATGTCAACAGGGGGGTGCCTAAGTAGGAACGGATGCCGTAGTGCTGCACCAGCAAACTCTCAGCAAATATTGGCTGGCAAAGCTTGTCATTAGTATCGTAAATTGCCAATACCTGATGACTATCTACTACATAAACGCAGAAGGTTTCATGGCGTGGGATTTGCCGCGAAGTCGCTAGCTCGTTCATCAGTCCCACTCGCGATAAACCCACAGCTGACTTGAGCCACTGGGTTTCTTGTGCTATTAAACCCAAAAAGCAGATTGGCGCTTCCAAAAAGCGGGCTGCTGTTTGTGTAGCTTCCTCAAAAACGGGAATCATTTCTGTTTCCAGTAGCCCCAAGTCTCGCAAAGCCTTGAGTCTTTGTTGTTCTCTAACTTGTGGTGTCAAACCATCCAAACGGCAAAAAAGTCTACTTTCTGGGCCTACCATTACTATCCCTACCCCCATACACGTTGCTTGTATGACATCATTAATAATTTCCAGCTATATTTAGCGTTCCCGAATCAAGCCAATAATCAACACGTTCAGGAAAGATTGCCTAAAAAGCTGAACAAGCAAGGATGAAGATAGGTAGGATGCGTTAGCTTAAAGAGCGATCGCAACATTGCTAACTTAGTCGGTTTTCGAGAGCGCTGCTATCGGTTGACGCGAACCACACAATAGCGCTAACGCTAACGCAATGCGATCGCTCTTTAACACTCAAGATTCAGGACTTTTATTCGACCAGGCGGGATGAGATAGCAAGGAGGCAATCACCCGGACACCTCGTAGCTGATTTGACAGAGGGAGATGACCTCTAGGCGCGGACATATCCCAGGTAAACCCGTTAGGGTATCGAGTCCAGTTGTTTCCATTCTTCCAGCCGATTTTCGGCCAGAATTTTAAGAAGTTTTTGCCGACACCCAACCAAATTTCGTGCTGCACTCCAAAGCCAAATTTCCCTTCTGAGTAGACGAACCAAAGGTTATTGATGGTTTGCAAATCCTTAATAGGGAAGTTTTCTACTTCAGTAAAGTACAACCATTTTCTCTGCACGGCATCAACTCCTGCTAATTCACACATTTTTTGCAAGGTCATCCGATCAGCTGAAAGAAAGTCCTGTTTTTTGAGCAGCTGTTGCAGGGGTGTGTAGTCGATGCCGCGTTCTGAGTTTAGCGGTACGATCCCGTTAGGGAAATGGGTTTGCAGAAATTCATCTGCGACTTTTGAGTTGGCGCTCTCAAGGGTCTGGTAGGCTTTGAAAGCAACCAAAGTGGCAGGGTTTGACTTGCTTTGAAGTAAAAATTCCATCAGTACCTCTAAACCGGATTCTCCAGCTTTTATGAGTTCCGGAATGAGTTGTAGTTGCCCTGCTGGAGAACCCGACTCGAACTTGAAGCGGAGGGCAGCGATATCGTTAGAGGTGGTGTCTGGTAGATCGGCAGTCTTTGGGTCAATCATGAAGCAAGTTTCAGTCTGTTGTCTTTTTTCCGTAAGCGTTGGAACGTTTGAAGATTGGAGACGCTGGAGGCGTTGTGAGAACGAGAATCCCTACCCAACGTTTCAAAGTTTCAATGACCTATAGCTATTGACTTGAGTGCAGGATGCGGTCAATAAGTGCTGTGGTTGAGGTAGGAATTTCCACTTTGACTAATTCTATACGCCCCCCGTATGCCAAAACAGCTGGTGCTTCTGGCAGGGTTTCTGTGCTGTAGTCGCCTCCTTTGACATAAATATCAGGTTTGAGTGCTTCAATTAAGCTAGTGGCGGTTAAGGTGTCGAAAATCACTACCCCATCGACGGACTTTAGGGCGGCGAGAACTTCTGCGCGCTGCTGTTGGGGAACTATAGGTCGAGGAGGCAATCCCTGTTTGTGCGGTTTGATGGCACTGACTGAGCGATCGCTATTTAACCCCACCACAAGCGATCGCCCGAAGGACTTTGCTATTTGTAAATATCTCACATGACCTGCATGGAGTATATCAAAGCACCCGTTAGTAAATACTAACGGTCTCCATTGCGAATGATCGGTCGCGATTGCTTGACTTATTTCACTCAATGTGTAGACGCTGGTAATCATGGCTAATAGTTAATGGCTAATAACTAATGGGTAATGGCTTTTAACAATTAGCAATGAACAAGCAACTAGCATTTTCCTCTATAATTGCTCCTCATTGCTGGGACGGCGGTATCCGCGTTCAAAGGCAAAGCGAACCAGTTGAGAGCGATTATCTAGCTCCAGCTTACCGAGGATGTTACTCAGATGGGTTTGAACTGTGCGGGGACTGATGAACAAGCGATCGCTAATTTGTTTGTTGGTAAAACCTTGAATTACCTCCCAAAAAACTCTTTGCTCTGCTGGGGTTAAGGGCAGCGACATTACTGGGGGAACATCCGAGTGTTGTGATTTCTCTTCAGCAGGGGCAGCGCTGGTAGCCAGCTGCTGCATTAACCGTACCATTTCTGCATTGATGCGGCGCGATCGCTCTAGCTGTGCCTCAATTTTTGCAACTAATTCCCGTGGATCGAAAGGTTTTGTCAGATAATCATCTGCTCCTATGGTGTGTCCTTGAATGCGGTCTTCTAATTCTCCTTTTCCTGATAGAAATATAAACGGCACTAATTGTCCTGAAGGTATCCCTCGCAGACGGCGGCAAAATTCTAGACCGTCCATTTCTGGCATCATGACATCACTAACCACTACATCCGGTGCATCTTGTTCAAAAACAGTTAATGCCTCCATACCAGAACTTACATCCTGAACCTGATACCCTTGGGTTTGCAGGTAGCGTGTCAAGACGGTTCGCAGGGTTCTGTCATCATCAACGACTAATATCTTTTTCATCGTTATTCTAGAGGGCCCTTACCATCCATATCAGCCATGTGCAAACTGGATTATCCCGCTTTATCGTGAGTTGTGTTATTGGAAAGTACAGAGGCTGGTTGTGCAGCATATATCTTTTTTATATCAGCTTGTAAATAATCGGCACTCTTAGCAGTGTCTCAACCAGTGGTAGTGAAACTGGGGTATAAAGAGGTATCGCACGGGGGCAATCGCGCTCGCTCTACCCTACTTCAGCATAATGGCTGATGTCTGACTGCGCTCAATGCTGCATCGAAAAGCATTTGACAGCAAAAAATGGCTGTTATGAGCTATAATTTTCTTCCTATTTTGTCATGTCAGCGCTTTCTGGCTTTCAGTTGATGAAAATCAAGCAGGCGCGATGTTCTAGCTGAAATATTCGCAGAAAACTATTAAGTATTTTTGCTTAAGCATTTGGTTGAGAGCGC from Funiculus sociatus GB2-C1 includes the following:
- a CDS encoding adenylyltransferase/cytidyltransferase family protein, encoding MITSVYTLSEISQAIATDHSQWRPLVFTNGCFDILHAGHVRYLQIAKSFGRSLVVGLNSDRSVSAIKPHKQGLPPRPIVPQQQRAEVLAALKSVDGVVIFDTLTATSLIEALKPDIYVKGGDYSTETLPEAPAVLAYGGRIELVKVEIPTSTTALIDRILHSSQ
- a CDS encoding response regulator transcription factor codes for the protein MKKILVVDDDRTLRTVLTRYLQTQGYQVQDVSSGMEALTVFEQDAPDVVVSDVMMPEMDGLEFCRRLRGIPSGQLVPFIFLSGKGELEDRIQGHTIGADDYLTKPFDPRELVAKIEAQLERSRRINAEMVRLMQQLATSAAPAEEKSQHSDVPPVMSLPLTPAEQRVFWEVIQGFTNKQISDRLFISPRTVQTHLSNILGKLELDNRSQLVRFAFERGYRRPSNEEQL
- a CDS encoding GAF domain-containing sensor histidine kinase, with the protein product MVGPESRLFCRLDGLTPQVREQQRLKALRDLGLLETEMIPVFEEATQTAARFLEAPICFLGLIAQETQWLKSAVGLSRVGLMNELATSRQIPRHETFCVYVVDSHQVLAIYDTNDKLCQPIFAESLLVQHYGIRSYLGTPLLTSDGICLGTLAVMDLVPRSFTSKDIEFLALMARWSLSEYERNLLLLGTRQVDSPQRISSSSQWFAKSSLHAPPDSYDHLGHNAPTPLNSSDLLSLTRSAPNPSATTSVKAKLLSQLSQELRTPLTSVMGMASVLGREVYGPLTTKQKEYLEIIHHSGRHLVSLVDEILSLGGLDEGSQKLDFTSVDIEMLCQQAINSLEQFASGRQQQIRLSIEPGKRIWLLDKEKVRQILYYLIFNLINSGSAGGVVRIHVSRKGERLNISVWVSHPWLGDGLPQIEFYSHSEVSTLSERSEVALHASIIHAQQSQSSMSCLQAANPMLLNGSGTANLPSPEPVPGQQQSNSNSRENLGLLLSCLLAEIHGGQISVQGSPDAGYRYVVSLPQMESEETFDD
- a CDS encoding GUN4 domain-containing protein; its protein translation is MIDPKTADLPDTTSNDIAALRFKFESGSPAGQLQLIPELIKAGESGLEVLMEFLLQSKSNPATLVAFKAYQTLESANSKVADEFLQTHFPNGIVPLNSERGIDYTPLQQLLKKQDFLSADRMTLQKMCELAGVDAVQRKWLYFTEVENFPIKDLQTINNLWFVYSEGKFGFGVQHEIWLGVGKNFLKFWPKIGWKNGNNWTRYPNGFTWDMSAPRGHLPLSNQLRGVRVIASLLSHPAWSNKSPES